The bacterium region TTCTTCAACCCGGGACCGATCCCGCATCCGGAGATCCCGATCTACATCGCGGGGGTCAATCCGCTGCTCTGCCGGTTGAGCGGGGAAACCGCGCAAGGATTCCACGTCCATCCGTTTCACACGGTGCCGTATCTGCAGTCGGTGGTGCTGCCGAATATTGCCCGCGGCCGCCAGGCCCGGTCCGCCCCCCACGGGGCGGTCCAGCTCTACGCCCCCGTCTTCGTCGCGCCGGGCGAGACCCCCGAGGAGGTGCGGGAGGCCGCGGAGCGTGCCCGCGGGGAGATCGCCTTCTACGCCTCCACGCCGTCGTACCGGATCGTGCTGCACACCCACGGCTGGGACGACGTCGCCGCGCGCCTCCAGCAGCTCGCGGCGCAGCGACGCTGGACCGAACTCGCCGGCCAGGTCCCCGAGGCGATGCTCGACGCCGTGCTCATTCGCGGCTCGTGGGAGGAGATCGGACACCAGCTCCGGGGCCGCTATACGGGAGTGCTGGACCGGGTAGCCTGCTACCGGCCCTTCACCGTCGCCGAGCTCCCCGGGTGGCGGCGGCTCGCCGCGGCGTTTCACGCCCGCTGATGGCGTCGGTTCCGGGGGCGGTGCGGTGAGGCACTCCCGCACGCCGGTGCGTCGATGAGGTCCCGGCCCCTGCTGAGGGGGCAGGTGTACGCGCTCGCGGCGATGGCAATCTGGAGCACGAACTTCATGATCGGCCGGCTGCTGCGGGACGCGGTCACGCCGGGGACGATCGCCGCGGTCCGCGCCCTGGTGGCCGGGGTCCCGCTGGCGGCGTGGCTGCTGGCGACCCAGGGACGTCCCCGGCCCGGACGTCCGGTGATCGGGCGCCTGATCATCCTCGGCTTCCTCGGGATCTTCATGAGCCAGTACCTGACCTACCTCGGGCTTCACTGGAGCCTGGCCACGAACGCCATCATTCTCAACGCGGCCAGCCCGATCGTCACCGCGAGTCTGGCTATCGCCGCCGGGCTCTTCGTCTTCTCGCGCCTTCTGTTCGTGGGGCTGGTGATCTCGACGCTCGGGGCGGCACTGGTCACGTGGCTCGGGGCGTCGGCCGGAGCCGGGGCGCGGTTGGACCCCGGCGCGCTGTTCATCATCGCCAGCATGGTCAGCTGGGGATTCTACAACCTGGGGGTGCAGCGGCTGAGCGACGACCTGCCCCCGCTGTGGATCACCGCGGGGGCGATGCTCGCGGGTTTTCCGTTTCTCCTC contains the following coding sequences:
- a CDS encoding TIGR03617 family F420-dependent LLM class oxidoreductase, producing MVHPLALDAALAMDDVTGITAAARAAEDAGFAALWTNETKHNPFLQLTLAASATTRPLLGTGVAIAFARSPTVTAHLAWDLAALSGGRFILGLGTQVRAHIQRRFGEPWDPPVPKLREYLEAVRAVWRSWQDQVPLRTEGRFYRLSLMTPFFNPGPIPHPEIPIYIAGVNPLLCRLSGETAQGFHVHPFHTVPYLQSVVLPNIARGRQARSAPHGAVQLYAPVFVAPGETPEEVREAAERARGEIAFYASTPSYRIVLHTHGWDDVAARLQQLAAQRRWTELAGQVPEAMLDAVLIRGSWEEIGHQLRGRYTGVLDRVACYRPFTVAELPGWRRLAAAFHAR
- a CDS encoding DMT family transporter; translation: MRSRPLLRGQVYALAAMAIWSTNFMIGRLLRDAVTPGTIAAVRALVAGVPLAAWLLATQGRPRPGRPVIGRLIILGFLGIFMSQYLTYLGLHWSLATNAIILNAASPIVTASLAIAAGLFVFSRLLFVGLVISTLGAALVTWLGASAGAGARLDPGALFIIASMVSWGFYNLGVQRLSDDLPPLWITAGAMLAGFPFLLGAIAVEHPPHLAASVRAHLPILIYLAIGPSAIAYASWNAAVRDLGAGYAMMFNNLLPIFGMALGSLVLHEAVTIVQFLASGLIIAGIVISYRALPIRSIPDRADPSAPATTGRRG